Within Bacillus sp. E(2018), the genomic segment GCTAGATCTTCATAACCCATCGTAGCTGACATTCCTTTTAATGTATGAGCAGAACGGAAAATCTCATTGACAATTGAAAGTTCACCTGGTGTTTTTTCCAGCAAGAGTACTTGTTGATTAATAGACTGTAAATGCTCTTTGCTTTCCTCAATGAATATGTCGAGATATTGTGTCATTTCCATCGTATATTTCCCCCTATTTTACAAATGGTTCAAAATAGCTGATCCAATTGACTCTAAATGAACAACTTCATCTACTTTTTTCGTAAGAACCGCTGCCTTTGGCATTCCATACACAACACAGGACTCTTCTGCTTCTGCAATAACTACCGTTGAACCCGCGTCTTTTAAGTCTACGATACCTTCTGTACCATCAGATCCCATACCCGTCATGATGACAGCAATCTTTTGGTAGTCTTTAAGTTTGCTTGCAGAACTGAAAAGTACGTTTACTGCTGGTCGATGTCCTCCTACAGGATCATCTTTATGTAACGAAACGTACAAGCGTCCCATCTTCTCATAAAGCTGCACATGAAAACCACCTGGTGCGATGTAAACATACCCCTTCTGTAACTGCTCATGATTCTCCGCCTCTTTTACAGAAACGTTCGATAATGAATTTAATCGATCTGCTAATGATCTCGTAAACCCTGCGGGCATGTGTTGTACGACAACAACAGGTGCATCTATATCATTCGGAAGCATTGTGATGACTTGTTGTAATGCTCGTGGACCGCCTGTAGATGTACCGATCAAGACCAGTTTGTTTTTGTGCTCTCTTTTCAGGACTTTCTTCTGCACATTGTTTTCAAGTTTATATGGTGACAGAGCTTTTTTTGTTGCGATATTTGCTTTTGAAGATGTAATCACTTTTTCTATTAAACTATTCTTCACCTTATGTAAATCTAAGGATATTGCGCCAGAAGGCTTAGCGATAAAATCAATAGCTCCAGCTTCCATAGCTAGAATCGTATTTTCTGCACCGGCTTTGGTTGTGCTAGATAACATGATGATCGGAACAGGACAGCTGTTCATGATCGTTCTTGCGGCATCAATCCCATTTAAAATGGGCATTTCTACATCCATCGTGATAACGTCTGGCTTCAATTTCAGTGTTTTATCGATCGCTTCTTGTCCGTTTCGAGCAGTATCGATCACTATAATCCTAGGGTCTTCACTTAAGAACTCTTTGATCAGCTTTCTCATAAAGGCAGAATCATCTACAATTAGCACTCTGACCTGTTTCATGCAGCATCTACCTTTCTCTGAAAAATGACTTTAACTTACCGATGAAAGACTTGTAAGAAACTTCTTGCTGTTTTACCGTACCAACATAGGTTTCCGCTAACTGATATACAGCTTTGGAAGCTAATGAGGATGGCTTATGAATAGAAAAGGGAATTTGTTTTTTTACAGCATGCAATACATCCTGATCCATCGGTATCTGACCTAAACAGATCAACTCTTTATGTAAGAACTGTTTACAAACATGGCTTAACTTCTCAACCGTATCTCTTCCTTCCCTTGAATTTTCATATCGGTTGATCACTAAATAGAAGGGAAGTTCTTTATCTTTCATATAAATGAATTTCATCATAGAATAGGCATCGGTTAGTGAGGTGATCTCAGGTGTAGCGATCACCAATACCTCATGACTTGCGAGCACAAATTTTAAAGCTGTTTCTGTTGCACCTGCCCCCATATCTAAAAAGATAAAATCATAAAACCTCTCTAATTCTTCTAGTTGATTCATAAAATGTACCAACATCTCATCCGTTACGCTGGTAAGAGAACCAAAATTCCTACCGCCTGCAATCGTATGAAGTCCGTCTTTTCCTTCTTCGATGATCTCCCATACAGACAATTGATTCTGAAGCATATCCATCATATGTTTGTGAGATCTTCTTCCAAGAATCAGATCTACATTTCCCATACCTATATCAAGATCTAGCACAAGAACCCGCTTTCCCATTCGGACCAATGAAAGAGAAAGATTCACTGTGACATTCGTTTTACCTACCCCGCCTTTACCACTGACTACAGAGATTACTCGTGCACTGTTTAACGAAGCTGAGACTAATTTTCGAAGGCTAATCGCTTGATCAAGCATGATGTGACTTTTCCTTTAATAGCATTTGAATAAGTTCATCCGCGTCAGCCTCAAACATATCATCAGGTACGTTCTGGCCATTTGTTACATAGCCGATCGGTACATTGTTTAAGATTGAAAGATTTAATAAAGAGCCGTATGTCTTTGTTTCATCTTTCTTCGTAAAGATCACTTTATGAACAGGTAAACTCTTAAACTGACGAAAGATGGTTTCCATATCTCGATATTTTGAAGTTAAAGAAAGGACAAGATAGTTTTTCATATCCTTATCAAAATGGATGATACGTTGCAGCTCTTCGATATAAAAACGATTTAAAAAATTTCTGCCTGCAGAGTCTACGAGAACTAGATCATAATCTTCGAACTTTTCTTTAGCTTTCTTAAAATCATCCGCTGTATAAGCTACCTCACAAGGAATGTTTAAAATTTCTGCGTACGTTTTTAGTTGGTCGATAGCAGCGATCCGATATGTATCGGTCGTAATAAACGCTACTTTCTTTCCATCTTTTAAAACCGCTTTTGCCCCAATCTTGGCGATCGTCGTTGTTTTACCAACACCAGTCGGTCCGATTAAATTTAAATATTTTGATTCGTAATGAAATCCGCCAAACTCGCTTTTAGCCATCCTTGCGCTTAAATAGCTGCTGATCCACGTATTCCAGTCATAGCTATCTCTTTCCGTTTCATCTAGACTTTCGTATTTATTGGATAGAGAAGGAATGAGTTCTCCTAATATCGTAGAGTCCACTTCTTGATTGAAAAGAAAACTTTCCCATTCTTTAACAAATGGTACTTCATCTTCTGGCTTTTTTGATTGTACGGTCAACGTGTGAACCATCTTCTTCAGTTGACGAATCTCCTTAGTCAATTCCTCATCTTGAAAGACAGGTTGCTGCTCTTTTACAATACTCTTGTTATGAACCTTTGTTTGCTGATAATCTACGTCTTGATCTAATCCAGCGAAAATTTCAACCACTTTCTTTGTGAAGAATCCGAAGAAACCTCCAACTTGAACCTCTCTTGTATTTAAAATGACCGCACCGCTGCCAAGATCTGACCTTACTAATTTCATAGCTTCTGGCAAGTTCTGTGCTGTATACTTCTTCACTTTCATCAGATGTTCACCACCCCTACACTTTTCACTTCTAGCTCAGGTTCCAATTCGTTGTATGATAATACCGCCACATCCGGAAGATAGCGCTCAATGAGTTGCCTTACATACATCCTTACCGCTGGTGAACATAATAGGACGACGGATTGGTCAAAACTTCGTCCTGATTCAAGTTCAGATGTAATGCTGTCAAAGATCACTTGAGAATCTTGCGGATCTAAAGACAGGTAATTGCCATGTTCGGTTTGCTGAACAGCGTCAGCTATCTTCTTTTCTACCGATCCGCCAAGTGTAATAACATGCAACGGTTCATTTTCATTCGTATAGCTTTTTGATATCTGTCGGGACAAACCTTGTCTTACATACTCTGTTAAAAGATCTGTATCCTTTGTCATCTTTGCAAAATCAGCTAACGTTTCAAAGATTACCGCCAAGTTTCGAATCGAGATTCGCTCTCGTAAAAGTTTGGATAATACCTTTTGAACTTCACCGATCGTAAGGGCATCTGGCGTTACTTCTTCGACAATGGCTGGATATGATTCTTTTAGGTGCTCTACAAGTTGTTTCGTTTCTTGTCTGCCGATCAGTTCATGTGCGTGTTTCTTGATTACTTCTGTTAAATGTGTTGAGACGACTGAAGGCGGATCTACAACAGTGTATCCTGAGTATTCAGCTCGTTCTTTCATCTCTTCACCAATCCAGATAGCCGGCAGACCGAATGCCGGTTCCATCGTTTCAATACCTTGTACCTCTTCATCATCGATACCTGGACTCATCGCTAAATAATGATCCAACAGCAACTCACCTTTTGCGACTTGACTGCCTTTTATTTTAATTCTGTATTCATTCGGCTGAAGCTGGATGTTGTCTCGAATCCGAACGACCGGTACGATCATTCCAAGCTCTAAAGCAAGCTGCCTTCTGATCATTACGATTCTATCCAGCAGGTCACCGCCTTGCGAAGTGTCAGCTAACGGAATGAGACTGTAGCCGAATTCAAATTCGATTGGGTCGATCTGCAGAAGATTCACAACTGATTCAGGACTTTTCAGCTGTTCAGTTTGGATGTCTTCTTCAACCACTTCTTCTTTTTCTTTTTGCTCACGCTCAGCTTTTAATAGAAGATAACCGCCGATCGCTAAGATCCCACCAATCGTAAGTGTAAAAAAATCATTGATCGGTGTGAACAACCCAAGCATGATGATGGTTCCTCCAGCAACAAAAAGCATAATAGGATAAGCAAGCAATTGTTTGCTGATATCAAATCCTAAGTTTCCTTCTGATGCTGCTCGTGTCACGATAATTCCTGTCGCTGTTGAAATGATGAGCGCTGGAATCTGAGATACTAATCCATCACCAACCGTCATTCTTGTAAATAATTCTGCACTATCACCAAAGCTAAGACCCATCTGAAGCATCCCGATGATGATTCCGAACAACATATTGATTAAAACGATAATAATACCAGCTATTGCATCACCTTTTACAAATTTACTCGCTCCATCCATCGCTCCGTAAAAATCTGCTTCTCGTTCAATCGTTTCACGTCTTTCTTTCGCTTCCCGATCTGAAATCATACCAGCGTTCAGATCAGCATCTATACTCATCTGTTTCCCAGGCATCGCATCAAGTGTAAACCTTGCAGCTACTTCAGATACACGTTCAGATCCCTTCGTAATTACGATAAATTGAATAATAATTAGGATGAAAAATACCACGATACCAACAAGAATATTTCCACCTACAACAAATTCACCGAAAGTATGTACAACGTTTCCAGCATCTCCTGTTGAAAGGATGCTTCTCGTTGTCGAAACGTTTAGCCCTAGTCTAAAAAGCGTCACTAACAATAACAATGACGGAAATATAGAAAATTGGAGAGGCTGTGTTGTGTTCATGGCAATCAATATGATTAAAAGTGCCAGAGATATATTCGTTATGATTAAGAAGTCCAACATAAACGTTGGCATTGGTATGACGAGCATGGCGATAATGAGAATAACGCCTGCTAAAACACTCATGTCTCTAGCTTTCATCTGTAAACTCTCCTATTCATTCCTTACGCTTTTTTCTTTACACGGTATACAAAGGCTAAAATTTCAGCTACGGCTTTAAACAGATCTTCAGGAATCACATGCCCGATCTCAACACGAGCGTACAGCGTTCTTGCTAGAGGCTTGTTTTCTACAACCGCTACGTTATGCTCTTTTGCGATCTCTTTGATGCGTTGAGCAATTAGATCTACTCCTTTTGCTACGACTACTGGAGCATCCATGCTGTTATCGTCATACTTCAAGCAGATTGCGTAATGTGTAGGGTTTGTGATGATAACATCTGCCTTAGGTACTTCTTGCATCATTCGCCTCATAGCCATCTGTCTTTGTTTTTCCTTGATCTTCCCTTTAATCTTAGGATCACCTTCAGATTTTTTGTATTCGTCCTTGATATCTTGTTTCGACATCCTAATATTTTTTTCAAAATCGTATTTTTGGTACATATAGTCAAGAAACGCAAGAAAAAGTAAAACGAGTGAAGCGGCAAAGCCCATCTTGACCGCAAGTCCTCCGAATACAGGAAGTGACGATTCAATACTCACTAAGCTCATTCTTAAATAAATATCTCGCTCACTCCAAAGGATAAAAAATGTTACACCACCGATTAGTAGAATCTTAAGCATTGATTTAGATAGTTCAACAAGAGCCCTCACTGAGTAGATTCGTTTAAATCCAGATAATGGATTGATTCGTTCAAGTTTCATCTGAATCGCTTCTGTTGATAATAAAAAACCAACTTGCAAATAGTTTCCTAAGACTCCAGCGATCATAGCCGCAATCATTACAGGTGCTATGATGATAGCGACTTCAAGCGAAAGCTCCCAAAACAGTTTAGGAATACTAGATTCCGTAACATCATAAAGCAGTTTTTTATCTAGACTATAAGCGAAGAGGTGAAGCAATCTTTGCCCCATCCAACTCCCCATAAAGGATAGAAACATAACGGATGCAAACAGCACTAGTGCAGCATTGATGTCAGCACTTTTGGCTACTTGTCCTTTTTTTCTGCTTTCCTGCCTTTTTTTTGGTGTTGCTTTCTCCGTTTTTTCTCCTGAAAAGTATTGTAGATTGATCGGATATCTCATCGACTTAAGCCCCTAACAATTCCATTAAGTTAATCATGCTGTCACGCATCTGATCGACCAGCATCTGAACAGATACAAAGAATGCGGGCATTACGACTAAAAACAATACGAGAGCAATTAAGATCTTGACCGGCAGACCGATAACAAAGATGTTCATCTGCGGTACGGTTCTGGCTACGATCCCAAGTGCAAGGTCGGCTAAAAACAACGTGCCCACGATAGGAATCGCCATCTGAAGAGCAACTAAGAACATACCTGAGAACACACTTAGTACAAACTTCATGACCCCGCCATCTCCAAAATTTGATATAGCCGAATCAATGGGTAAAAATTGATAACTATAAAAGATTCCATCAAGTAACATGTGATGTGCATCTGTTGCAAGCAAGAAAAGAATCGCAAACGTATACAGATATCTCCCCATCAAGGGTGTCTGGATACCTGTTTGCGGATCGAACACATTCGCGATCGCAAAACCCATCTGTAGATCAATAAATCCGCCGGCAACTTGAATCGCGTAGAAAACGATCGCAGCAATAAATCCGATTGTTAGTCCTACCATTGCTTCTTTAATAATTAATAGAAAAAATGTAGCATCCAACGGAATTGGTTTTGGATCAACTGCGTACAACATGATCCAGGATAAAAATAACGATAATCCGATTTTATGCATCACAGGTAAATTTTTATTGGAAAACACAGGAATTGTTAAGAAAAATGCCGATACTCTAGTTAGGATTAATAAAAAAGCAGGGAAAGCCACTACATCTACCATTTCATCATCCTATATAAGTGTGTAAATTTTGGAAGATATTTGATGTGAAACCTAGGATTTGAGAAAGCATCCACGGCCCAAAAAACACGAGTCCTACTAACACGGCAACAATCTTTGGTATAAATGCAAGTGTTTGTTCCTGAATCTGTGTTGTTGCTTGAAATATACTGACGATTAAACCTACGATCAGGGCTAATAACATGAGCGGACCGCACAAAAGCAAGGTCATGTATACCCCTTTTTCTGCTAAAGAAATTACAAATTGAGAATCCATGTTTCCACCTGCCCTAATAGCTTAATAGCAATGATTTTACGATGAGGTACCAGCCATCAACCAGTACGAATAACAAGATCTTAAATGGCAGTGATATCATAACGGGCGGCAGCATCATCATCCCCATAGCCATTAAAATAGACGCAACGACCATATCAATGATCAAGAACGGTACAAATATCATGAATCCAATCTGGAAAGCTGTCTTTAGCTCACTTATGGCAAACGCAGGAACAAGTGTCGTTAACGGAATATCTTTAATACTTTCGGGCTTTTTTGCACCTGAATATTCCATAAAAAGCATAAGATCTTTCTGACGTGTATGTTTCGCCATGAACTCTTTGATCGGAAGACTTCCTTTATCAAATGCTTCTTCTTGAGAGATTTCACCTTTTACTAAAGGCTGTACCGCTTCTTTGTTTACCTCATGCATCACTGGTGCCATGATAAAGAAAGTTAAGAACAAAGCAATTCCAATCAAAACTTGGTTTGGCGGCATCTGCTGTGTTGCTAGTGAAGTTCTAACAAAAGATAAGACAATGATAATCCTCGTAAAACAAGTCATAAGAATTAAGATACTTGGAGCAAGCGAAAGGACTGTTAAAAGCAGCAACAGCTGAATCGTAGTTTCCATGTTCGCTGGATCACTATTATTAATAAAATCCAAGTCTAATCCAGGAATAAATTCATTCATGATGTTTCCCTTTCTCTAGCACTCTCTGAAGTTCTTTTTGCTGATTCTTCTTATCTTGAACGATCGATTGCAGCATAGTCTTAAAAGATTGCGTCTGATCTTTTGTATCAGCTGGTCTTGTTTCATTGGAAGTCTTACTAGACTCTTCGGTTCTACTTTTCAGCCATTTTTGTTTCAATTGGTTCGTCATCGTTGAAACGTTTTGGGATGGACGCTGATCGAGCATCATCTGAACTTCATCTTCATTGGTAATCTCTTTTAGAAGTGTTACCGAATCTCCAACACCTACTACCAAGACAGAATTACCTGTTTTGATCAGTTGTACGGAACGATTCTGTCCGATTCCGATGCCTCCCAAAGACTGAAGATTTTTTCCATCTTGAAAACTGACAGATTTTCTTTGAATAAAACGTAAAACCAAAAACAAGATCGCTAGAACAATTCCAAGCATAAACACGAGCTTGACGAGCATCATAAATGTGCTTTCACTCTTAGAATCGACAGGGCTGTTATCTGCTGGTGCTTTTTCTTTCTCGCCCTTTTGATCTGAGTTATTTATGGTGTCATAAACACTTTTCCCTGAACTGCTGCCTTCCGCTTGTACACTAAATGGTACAAGCGCAAGACAAACTGCTGCAAAAAGACTAATTAACCATCGATACATGTATGCTTATCCTAAAGTTTTCTTAATCGCTTCAATTACACGGTCAGCTGCAAACGGCTTAACGATAAAGTCTTTTGCTCCAGCTTGGATCGCATCGATTACCATCGCCTGCTGTCCCATCGCTGAACACATGATGATCTTTGCTTCAGGGTTCGTTTTCTTGATCTCTTTCAAAGCTGAAATACCGTCCATCTCTGGCATCGTAATATCCATCGTAACAAGATCTGGTTTTAACTCCTGGAATTTCTCGATCGCTTGCGCTCCGTCTGCTGCTTCACCTACAACATCAAATCCATTCTTAACTAAAATATCCTTGATCATCATTCTCATAAATGCTGCATCATCAACAACTAAAATACGTTCTCCCATTTCACTTACCTCCGATAATTATTTCAATTTTTCTAAACGATCACGCTGACTTAAAATTTCAGTTACACGTACTCCGAAGTTCTCATCGATTACAACAACCTCGCCTTTTGCGATCATCTTTTGATTAACAAAGATATCAACTGGTTCACCAGCAAGTTTATCGAGCTCTACGATTGAACCTTGAGACATTTCTAAAATATCTTTAATCGTTTTTTTCGTTCTTCCTAGCTCTACTGTTACTTGAAGTGGAATGTCTAACAGCATGTCTAAATTCTTCGTATCTCTTTGATTCGTCTCATAATCTCCAAAGTCAGAAAAGCTTGCTGGCTGAATGGAAACATCTCTCATCTGCGATTGATATGCAGGCTGAGGATCATTTCTTGGTTCACTATGAACACGTTCTTGATAAGAATCTACCGGTAGAGATGGTGGAGACACTTCTTCATGAGGTGTATAATCAGCAACCGGCTCTTTTTCAACAACTGGTTCAGGATTCATCAACTTATGTACAAGGTCCTTTGAGAACTCAGCATCAATGAGCTGCATGATATTTGAATCAATCAGTTCACCCACTTTAAGTCGGAATGAAACTTTAACTAGTATCTCTTCATCAGGAATCAAACTCGTGTTTGATTCAATATCTAGAAAATCAATTTTAGGTGGAGAGATATCTACTTTTTTATTAAAGATCGTAGACATCGATGTGGAAGCGGATCCCATCATCTGATTCATCGCTTCACCAACAGCACTTAATTGCAATTCTCCAAAATCCGGAGAAGGATTTGTGCCTTCACCGCCAAGCATCAAGTCTGCAATGATCTGTGCATCTGTTTTACGGATCACTAACAAGTTAGCTCCTTCGATACCTTCTGTGTATGTAACTTGAACCGCAACATGCGGAATCGGAAACTCATCTTTCAACTCGGTGCGTTTCACGACGGTTACTGTTGGCGTCGTAATATCTACCTTTTGATTTAACAGAGTGGATAGTGCTGTTGCAGCACTTCCAAATGAGATGTTTCCGATCTCACCTAACGCATCTCGTTCGATCGATGATAGGTATTCTTCGGTTTCGGTCGCTCCGGACGAGGAAGGACTTCCACCATTCAACAAAGCATCAATTTCGTCTTGTGAAAGCATATCTCCACTTACCATTGATCCTCATCCTCCTTAATGGTTTCGATAATTTGAACGGCTAACTTTTTCTTCACCTTCCCGGGTTGACCATAGAACTTCGGATTGTTTTCCACTTTTATCACGAGCGGTTGATTAATTCGTTGATCTAATTCAATACAGTCACCGATAGATAAATTCAGAAACTCCTCGATCGACATGTCTGAAGATCCTAACTCAACTTTAAAAGGTAAGAAGGCGTTCTTAATCTTTTGTTCAATAAATTCGGTCTCTCCTGGAATTCGTGTTTTCTTTTTATTCTGCATCCAATGATGAACAGAAAGCTTCGGAATGATCGGTTCTATGACAACATGTGGTAAGCAGATATTAATCATTCCGCTCGTTTCACCAATCGTCGTATTCAGTGAGATCACGACTACCGTTTCGTTCGGAGAAACCATTTGTAAAAATTGTGGATTCACTTCCAAATCGAGCATGAACGGCTCCAGTTCGATGACACTTGTCCATGCTTCTTTAAAACTATCAAGTGTGTTTTCAAATAACTGATTCATGATTCTCGTCTCGATCTCAGTTAAATTCTCGATCTTATTCATGCCAGCCCCGCTGCCACCCATCACTCGATCAAGCATGGCATATGCGATATTCGGATTAACTTCCATTAAAATTCGTCCTTCAAACGGATGTGCTTCAAACACATTCAACAGCGTCATCTTTGGAACAGAACGGATGAATTCCTCGTACGGAAGCTGATCAACAGACGCAACACCGATCTGGACGTACGTTCTAAGCTGGGCTGAAAAGTAAGTCGTTAGGAGTCTTGCAAAGTTTTCATGCAATCTCGTTAAACTGCGAATCTGCTCTTTTGAAAAACGTAGGGCTCTTTTAAAATCGTAAACTTTAACCTTATTCTCTGACTCTTCCTTTTTTAGCTCTTCTGCATCCATCTCTCCTGTGGAAAGGGCGGAGAGAAGAGCATCTATTTCGTTCTGTGACAAAACATCAACCAAGAGTCTCACCTCTTTTCATGCCGTTTATAGTGAATTATTGTATGATCTTTTGAGTTGTGTAGACTCTGACTACTTTCCCATCTTGCATAACCTTATTAATCTCTGTTTTTAGTTTGTCCTCAAGAGAGATCAGCCCTTGTTGGCCTGAAAGTTCTTCTGTTTTCTTGTTCGAGATCTCATAAATGATCAGGTTGTTCACTTGGAACAATCTTTTCTCAAGTTCGTGTTTAGCATCTTCATTATCCGCTTGAATCTTGAACTGAATCTTCACATAAGATTGATCTGCAAGATTGGTTGTCATTTCATTGGTTTCGACCATCAGCTTGTCCAGCTCTTCTGCTGTAGGCTCAGAAGCTTCGGTCTTAGGTGAGAACTGCTTAAACCCGTAATATCCTGCTGCACCGATAAGACAGATCGCGACAAGCATGGACATCATGATCGTTACCGCTTTATTTTTTCCCAACTACAGACCCTCCTTTTTCTGACTTAGTGGCAATAGCGTAATCTTTCTATAAAACTCTGAGATTAGTTGAGCAACCTCTTCTTCACTTTCTTTAACAACAAACTTTTTGCCTGTAGTTAAAGTGATCGTAGTATCTGGAAAAGATTGAATCTGTTCGATATAGATCGCATTCAGCGTAAACGTATTGCCATTTAGTTGTGTTACTAAAATCATGAGTTTCGGAGTTAAGCTGGTTACTGCTCACCCCTACCTCCCTTCACGTTAACGTTTTAAGTTCACTAGTTCTTGAAGGATCTCATCTGATGTTGTGATGATTCTTGTATTCGCTTGGAAACCACGCTGTGCAACAATCATCTCCGTGAACTCTTCAGATAAGTCCACGTTGGACATTTCGAGAGCACCTGCTACTAATGTGCCAGCTCCGCCTGTTCCTGGAAGAGATGTCTCAGGAATACCTGAGTTTGTACTTGCTCGATATTCGTTGCTTCCAGCTTTCTCCAAGCCTTCACTATTATCGAATTTTGCAATTTGAATTTTCTTCGAAGTATCTAAAGTCCCTGTAGCAGATATAACACTTACAGTACCATCAGCACCTATACTAAAGCTTTTAGATGTACTATCAATATTTATCGGTGTTGTTGTACCAACAAGGTATTTACCATCTGAATTAACAATATTACCTGAACTATCCAAATAAAAATTTCCTGATCTCGTATATGTTGTTTCTCCATTTGACTGTAGTTGAAAGAACCCATCTCCTGAAATTCCTAAGTCAAGCGGACGTCCTGTTGTTTGCAAACTCCCTTGAGTATGAACAGTATCAATCGAAGCCAATTGTGATCCTAACCCTACTTGTTTTGGATTAACTCCACCTTTCCCAGCGGCACCTGTCGGAGCACTAGCCCCAGCAATCTGCTGACTCACAAGATCTTTAAACGTCGTACGGCCCTTCTTAAATCCGTACGTATTTACGTTTGCGATGTTATTACCGATTACATCTAGCTTCACCTGAAAGTTTTTCATACCACTGATTCCTGAATACATAGAACGTAACATTTGTTTTTATCTCCCTTACTTGGTTTATTAACTGCGTCTATCATTCGGCAGTTTAGTGAGCCTCCTGTAAAGGTCCAGCTCGTTTATTCGTCTATGACGATAGCACCATTGATGTTTGTAAAGATCTGAGATGTACTTTCGTTTCGATCTAATGCTGTAATTACAGTTTGATTCGGCGCATTTACGACTAGCGTGACATTCTTCATGATCACTAATGAGTCTTTAATTCCTTTTCGGCCCGCTTCGATCATCTTTTCGCTTATCTTGTTCCAGCTTGTTTCTGATATCGAAATATC encodes:
- a CDS encoding chemotaxis response regulator protein-glutamate methylesterase → MKQVRVLIVDDSAFMRKLIKEFLSEDPRIIVIDTARNGQEAIDKTLKLKPDVITMDVEMPILNGIDAARTIMNSCPVPIIMLSSTTKAGAENTILAMEAGAIDFIAKPSGAISLDLHKVKNSLIEKVITSSKANIATKKALSPYKLENNVQKKVLKREHKNKLVLIGTSTGGPRALQQVITMLPNDIDAPVVVVQHMPAGFTRSLADRLNSLSNVSVKEAENHEQLQKGYVYIAPGGFHVQLYEKMGRLYVSLHKDDPVGGHRPAVNVLFSSASKLKDYQKIAVIMTGMGSDGTEGIVDLKDAGSTVVIAEAEESCVVYGMPKAAVLTKKVDEVVHLESIGSAILNHL
- a CDS encoding MinD/ParA family protein, with translation MLDQAISLRKLVSASLNSARVISVVSGKGGVGKTNVTVNLSLSLVRMGKRVLVLDLDIGMGNVDLILGRRSHKHMMDMLQNQLSVWEIIEEGKDGLHTIAGGRNFGSLTSVTDEMLVHFMNQLEELERFYDFIFLDMGAGATETALKFVLASHEVLVIATPEITSLTDAYSMMKFIYMKDKELPFYLVINRYENSREGRDTVEKLSHVCKQFLHKELICLGQIPMDQDVLHAVKKQIPFSIHKPSSLASKAVYQLAETYVGTVKQQEVSYKSFIGKLKSFFRER
- the flhF gene encoding flagellar biosynthesis protein FlhF, encoding MKVKKYTAQNLPEAMKLVRSDLGSGAVILNTREVQVGGFFGFFTKKVVEIFAGLDQDVDYQQTKVHNKSIVKEQQPVFQDEELTKEIRQLKKMVHTLTVQSKKPEDEVPFVKEWESFLFNQEVDSTILGELIPSLSNKYESLDETERDSYDWNTWISSYLSARMAKSEFGGFHYESKYLNLIGPTGVGKTTTIAKIGAKAVLKDGKKVAFITTDTYRIAAIDQLKTYAEILNIPCEVAYTADDFKKAKEKFEDYDLVLVDSAGRNFLNRFYIEELQRIIHFDKDMKNYLVLSLTSKYRDMETIFRQFKSLPVHKVIFTKKDETKTYGSLLNLSILNNVPIGYVTNGQNVPDDMFEADADELIQMLLKEKSHHA
- the flhA gene encoding flagellar biosynthesis protein FlhA; its protein translation is MKARDMSVLAGVILIIAMLVIPMPTFMLDFLIITNISLALLIILIAMNTTQPLQFSIFPSLLLLVTLFRLGLNVSTTRSILSTGDAGNVVHTFGEFVVGGNILVGIVVFFILIIIQFIVITKGSERVSEVAARFTLDAMPGKQMSIDADLNAGMISDREAKERRETIEREADFYGAMDGASKFVKGDAIAGIIIVLINMLFGIIIGMLQMGLSFGDSAELFTRMTVGDGLVSQIPALIISTATGIIVTRAASEGNLGFDISKQLLAYPIMLFVAGGTIIMLGLFTPINDFFTLTIGGILAIGGYLLLKAEREQKEKEEVVEEDIQTEQLKSPESVVNLLQIDPIEFEFGYSLIPLADTSQGGDLLDRIVMIRRQLALELGMIVPVVRIRDNIQLQPNEYRIKIKGSQVAKGELLLDHYLAMSPGIDDEEVQGIETMEPAFGLPAIWIGEEMKERAEYSGYTVVDPPSVVSTHLTEVIKKHAHELIGRQETKQLVEHLKESYPAIVEEVTPDALTIGEVQKVLSKLLRERISIRNLAVIFETLADFAKMTKDTDLLTEYVRQGLSRQISKSYTNENEPLHVITLGGSVEKKIADAVQQTEHGNYLSLDPQDSQVIFDSITSELESGRSFDQSVVLLCSPAVRMYVRQLIERYLPDVAVLSYNELEPELEVKSVGVVNI
- the flhB gene encoding flagellar biosynthesis protein FlhB; the encoded protein is MRYPINLQYFSGEKTEKATPKKRQESRKKGQVAKSADINAALVLFASVMFLSFMGSWMGQRLLHLFAYSLDKKLLYDVTESSIPKLFWELSLEVAIIIAPVMIAAMIAGVLGNYLQVGFLLSTEAIQMKLERINPLSGFKRIYSVRALVELSKSMLKILLIGGVTFFILWSERDIYLRMSLVSIESSLPVFGGLAVKMGFAASLVLLFLAFLDYMYQKYDFEKNIRMSKQDIKDEYKKSEGDPKIKGKIKEKQRQMAMRRMMQEVPKADVIITNPTHYAICLKYDDNSMDAPVVVAKGVDLIAQRIKEIAKEHNVAVVENKPLARTLYARVEIGHVIPEDLFKAVAEILAFVYRVKKKA
- the fliR gene encoding flagellar biosynthetic protein FliR, whose product is MVDVVAFPAFLLILTRVSAFFLTIPVFSNKNLPVMHKIGLSLFLSWIMLYAVDPKPIPLDATFFLLIIKEAMVGLTIGFIAAIVFYAIQVAGGFIDLQMGFAIANVFDPQTGIQTPLMGRYLYTFAILFLLATDAHHMLLDGIFYSYQFLPIDSAISNFGDGGVMKFVLSVFSGMFLVALQMAIPIVGTLFLADLALGIVARTVPQMNIFVIGLPVKILIALVLFLVVMPAFFVSVQMLVDQMRDSMINLMELLGA
- the fliQ gene encoding flagellar biosynthesis protein FliQ; protein product: MDSQFVISLAEKGVYMTLLLCGPLMLLALIVGLIVSIFQATTQIQEQTLAFIPKIVAVLVGLVFFGPWMLSQILGFTSNIFQNLHTYIG